The following coding sequences are from one bacterium window:
- a CDS encoding TIGR03620 family F420-dependent LLM class oxidoreductase — translation MTMDIGSAGVWTRTDSFSTSEAIKFAQRIEELGYGALWIPDAFGRDPFAHASLLLNHTSTLVLATGVVNIHLREAQATSCAQKELHDQSGGRFLLGLGVSHQAPVERMQGKPYPAPIPSMREYLDKMENAMWWGPELDGEPPTVLAALGPLMLKLAAERTLGAHPYFAPPENSRRSREIMGPDAWICPEQKVMLETDPQRARERARAAMVGPLHMPNYRNNLMRCGFEESALDDGGADEVVDAVVAWGDEHTLAERIHQHLEAGATHVCIQPLDPADKTRPSLETLETLAPLLNGA, via the coding sequence ATGACCATGGACATCGGATCCGCCGGGGTGTGGACCCGCACCGACAGCTTCTCCACTAGCGAGGCCATCAAGTTCGCCCAGCGGATCGAGGAGTTGGGCTACGGAGCCTTATGGATCCCCGATGCCTTCGGCCGCGATCCATTCGCCCACGCTTCGCTGCTGCTCAACCACACCAGCACCCTGGTGCTGGCCACCGGGGTGGTGAACATTCACCTGCGGGAGGCCCAGGCCACTTCCTGCGCTCAGAAGGAATTGCACGACCAGTCGGGAGGGCGCTTCTTGCTCGGCCTCGGGGTGTCGCACCAAGCTCCGGTGGAGCGGATGCAGGGCAAGCCCTACCCCGCGCCCATCCCGTCGATGCGGGAGTACCTCGACAAGATGGAGAACGCCATGTGGTGGGGGCCGGAGCTCGACGGCGAACCGCCCACGGTGCTGGCCGCCCTCGGACCGCTGATGCTGAAGCTGGCCGCCGAGCGCACCCTCGGCGCCCATCCCTACTTCGCCCCACCGGAGAACTCCCGGCGGTCCCGGGAGATCATGGGGCCCGACGCCTGGATCTGCCCGGAGCAGAAGGTGATGCTGGAAACCGACCCGCAGCGGGCCCGGGAGCGGGCCCGGGCGGCCATGGTCGGGCCACTGCACATGCCCAACTACCGCAACAACCTCATGCGCTGCGGTTTCGAAGAAAGTGCCCTCGACGACGGCGGCGCCGATGAGGTGGTCGACGCGGTGGTGGCCTGGGGTGACGAGCACACCCTGGCGGAGCGGATACACCAGCACCTTGAGGCCGGCGCCACCCACGTGTGCATCCAGCCGCTCGATCCAGCAGACAAGACCCGCCCCAGCCTCGAAACCCTCGAGACTCTCGCCCCCCTTCTGAACGGAGCGTGA
- a CDS encoding SDR family NAD(P)-dependent oxidoreductase, whose amino-acid sequence MPSEFQDRVAIVTGAADRIGLGFAHASYLAERGAKIVLNDFGNGTLGLVEQGINPDIAEEAAQRIRDAGGEAIANNGDIADPATAETLVSNALEAWGRIDILINNAGFASASFFPDIDADDMYRHVGVTLLGCLNTAKAVWPHMVERGYGRIINTGSPACFGNPTTSYAATKSGLFGFTRTQAIFGQAHNITANLLLPAAISRLTEGLPESPFKSHLREHFGAEKVAPVVAHLVSDQCMVNGEAFTVGGGQFARIVYAASPAQEIDLTMESVAQGMANAMDTSDWTPQGSTAESLVHLGMPPELEQM is encoded by the coding sequence ATGCCCAGTGAATTCCAAGACCGAGTCGCCATAGTCACCGGCGCCGCAGACAGAATCGGCCTGGGATTCGCCCACGCCAGCTACCTGGCCGAGCGGGGGGCCAAGATCGTGCTCAACGACTTCGGCAACGGCACGCTGGGACTGGTTGAGCAGGGCATCAATCCCGACATCGCAGAGGAGGCAGCTCAACGCATCCGGGACGCCGGCGGCGAGGCCATCGCCAACAACGGCGACATCGCCGACCCAGCCACAGCCGAGACGTTGGTGTCCAATGCCCTCGAGGCGTGGGGCCGTATAGACATCCTCATCAACAACGCCGGTTTTGCCAGCGCGTCCTTCTTTCCCGACATCGACGCCGACGACATGTACCGCCACGTGGGAGTGACCCTGTTGGGATGCCTCAACACCGCCAAGGCGGTATGGCCCCACATGGTGGAGCGGGGCTACGGGCGCATCATCAACACCGGCTCTCCAGCCTGCTTCGGCAACCCCACCACCTCCTACGCCGCCACCAAATCGGGGCTGTTCGGCTTTACCCGCACCCAGGCCATCTTCGGCCAAGCCCACAACATCACCGCCAACCTGCTGTTGCCGGCGGCCATCTCCCGTCTGACCGAGGGCCTGCCCGAATCGCCGTTCAAGTCGCACCTGCGGGAGCATTTCGGCGCCGAGAAGGTGGCCCCGGTGGTGGCCCATCTGGTGAGCGATCAGTGCATGGTGAACGGCGAGGCATTCACCGTGGGCGGCGGCCAGTTCGCCCGCATCGTGTACGCCGCCTCCCCCGCCCAAGAGATCGACTTGACTATGGAGTCGGTGGCCCAGGGCATGGCCAACGCCATGGACACCTCCGACTGGACTCCCCAGGGTTCCACCGCCGAGAGCTTGGTCCACCTGGGCATGCCCCCCGAACTGGAGCAGATGTAA
- a CDS encoding phytanoyl-CoA dioxygenase family protein, whose protein sequence is MALVTEKEIEGFWRDGVVVVRGVLSDDTLASMTRPVERALGSEAMNNMTEMGAMVVPPSGGTVLNDPDAAKRGAPRGQFHGGTDHWWDDADFEAFATRSPLPQLAAELMKSQELWFYEDSVLVKEPHTEEPTSIHQDMAYFQLEGDKVCTTWCPLDPISKETGATVYVKGSHRWERNFRPNWFVSQLSMPNTDGEEVPHYDRDDAEHLLCFDMEPGDVAVHHAMTLHGAHANVTDQWRRAISVRYCGDGTVYRFKRGTPLKPHHSEVTEGEPVDHPRCPQVWPR, encoded by the coding sequence ATGGCTCTGGTGACGGAAAAAGAGATCGAGGGCTTCTGGCGCGACGGTGTGGTGGTTGTCAGAGGAGTGCTCTCTGATGACACCTTGGCCTCGATGACCAGGCCGGTGGAACGAGCTCTGGGATCCGAGGCGATGAACAACATGACCGAGATGGGTGCCATGGTGGTTCCGCCCAGCGGGGGAACGGTGCTCAACGACCCCGACGCGGCCAAGAGGGGCGCCCCTCGGGGCCAATTCCACGGCGGCACCGACCACTGGTGGGACGATGCCGACTTTGAGGCATTCGCCACCCGATCCCCCCTGCCCCAGTTGGCTGCTGAATTGATGAAGAGCCAAGAGCTGTGGTTCTACGAGGACAGCGTGCTGGTGAAGGAGCCCCATACCGAGGAACCCACCTCAATCCACCAAGACATGGCCTACTTCCAGTTGGAGGGCGACAAGGTGTGTACCACTTGGTGCCCGCTCGACCCCATCAGCAAAGAGACCGGAGCCACCGTCTATGTGAAGGGCTCACACCGCTGGGAGCGGAACTTCCGACCCAATTGGTTCGTAAGCCAGCTCTCCATGCCCAACACCGACGGCGAGGAAGTCCCCCATTACGACCGGGACGACGCCGAGCACCTGCTCTGTTTCGACATGGAGCCCGGAGACGTGGCCGTCCACCACGCCATGACCCTTCACGGCGCCCACGCCAACGTCACCGACCAGTGGCGCCGGGCCATCTCGGTTCGCTATTGCGGCGACGGCACCGTCTACCGCTTCAAGCGAGGCA